The window GGATTAAATATAATAGTGATCTTCTTGGTAATGGATTTAAGCATCTAACCAATCGACAACATTTCTGAATGGGATTTAAATCCGATGACAAATTATTACCAGTTATTGAATCTTTATCTTGTAATTCATAAACTTCCGCTTCACAAGCAGCTTTCAAACATATCGGTTGTAGTTCAACTGGAATAAGAGGTTGACTTAATTCACGCAACCATAATTTCAACAGTCCTGCAGCTAAATGAGATTCCAGATTACCAGAATTACTATTGTTACTAGTTGTTGTAGATGGCAACGATGTTGGTGACGACATTGAACACGAACGTTTGATGATACTGGATAAAGTTCTAGGCCAATAAGCAGTTGGTGTAAGTAGAACATATTCGGCTGGTGGTAAACTTAATGGTTCTGGTAAAATTGGCCAACTAAATTCCCCAGTTAGACAATTCCAATCTAACGTAGATGATAATAGTAGAGAATTGTGCTTACATTTTGTTGAATCAGTAACACCAAAGGAATTCGGGTTATTTTCTGTTTCAATCACTCGTGGAGAAGTAGACCATCCAGATGGAGGTGGACGATGAACTAAGAAGCGACTAGATAAATCAGAATCATTTGCATAATTGTTGTCACTCTGTTGTTGTTCCGAATCACATAGCTGAACAACTcgaaatatttcaaataatttctcTAGTTGGCAACGTACTTCAATGAGTAAATCCATATCTGGTGATAATCTggaataaagaagaaaaaaccaATAGAATAAATCACTGAATACATACTAGAAAAGTGCACATAAAGTATGAAAACAATAACACTGATCGTATGATCATGTAAGTAGATGTTTGCACTGATTGTGTAAAATATTTGATGTGATACAATTTTCTGCGTCAACACGTCAATTTGTGACAGAAGTCAAAGCGATTTCTTTGTGTTATTACATTAGGTTacgaaaaatgaaaaaaataaaaagaccTCGAATAAGTGATAAAGCGTAATGTCACCTTATTTCATCCAAAGTTTATTCAAGGTGTAGTTACAAACAGATTGAAAAGTTTACTGGTAATATGCTTATTAGACTGTCGTAGAAATGCAAATACTTTATAAAGTACCATAATAAAATTTGTGTCCATTTATAGGCAGctaataaaaattaatgtaCTTCATACGAAAATTTCGGATTCTGAATAAAAATGTGAGCTGGGATGTAGAGcatattgattaatattagtTCTTCATGATACATAATGATGAGTCACTGaaagactgatcaaatttaatacaaaattgtAATAACTGTTAGAAATCAGCAATCACTGAGTTGCTAAATTAGTAATCAACGGAACTTTGCCTATGCCAAATATAAAAACAGAGTTAGCATCACTATATATATCATAAACCGACAGagtgaaatgaaaatttatatttatacacgAAAACAAaacaggatatatatataaaaaagaaatcTCATAAAAACGAAACGTTCgtttttgaataaaatatgaataaatctatgccaaatttatcaatttcagtAATGAGGCAATAGAATTGTTGCATTATCGTTGTCTTTATGGATGATAATGATGACGGAGTTTTAAGCTAATGTTGAAATGCCTATATAACACACGCAGAATGTCATAATCATCGTTGTTATCAATATTATTGCCAGTAGACGACCAAAACAAAAAATTTGGCAGAAATGCGCAACAATAATACAAGACATTAGCAATGATTCATCATTTTCACACAATGTTCCCACATATATAGTGTAACTGAAGTGAGATCATCAAAATGGGAGTTACACCAGTTGAATCAAAATAAACTGTGTGTGCGTGTGTTCAAGTGAAAACAAAAAGTTTTTCACTGTCTAAATCAATACTATTGAATAGAATTACATTTTGGATGTGTATTGTATGTATGctaatattgatacaaatatacGTCTGTCTGTAAGAGAGACGGGAGAGATAGGTGATACGATTGTTGcacgtatatatacatatgtgaaAATAACATCGATCCATGTGTGTTGTTTGTTATGATAAAGAATTTGAGGAATCATTTTTCATTACGACTACATAAATAGGTAGGCTCAATGTAGTTATTGGTCTAACTAGATAAAAATTATTGACCAGTGTAAAGGGTTTACAATGATTGTTGAATGCTGTAATTCacattacaaactgactttGGTTAAACAACTGGTGAAACCAATAAGGCACTAGATAGTTGTTTCGTCTTGATTGGGGACTCCTCACGAGTTCGTGTTCACGATTACACTAGCAGAGATTAAAATCAGGACGTCAGGTCACGTGGGGAGCGAATAATACATTAAGACACATGCTTCTTCATTTACGTTGGTTGTCTGACCAAGGTTAGTTAGTGATGTAGACTATAAAAATTGATGGTTGCcagtaatgacaataataataacgataacgTCGTATAAATGTATGCCTTACTGCGCAGTATTAGTTAATAAAGCTACAAATATGAGAGTAGCAGTGGGAAATGAAGAGCTGTAGGAAGCACCATAATAATAGAACATTTCTGAAAGATCAAAAATGACAAAAAATAAACTTTACGGCAGCTTACATGATAGAAAAACTAACTAAGTGACTGACTTGGAAGTCTTCTGTTTACATAAACACCAAGTATGATATAAACACAATCGTAACTATGCTACAAAGTGatgaaaatgtatattttaCTTCTATTCTACTTACACTTTCGGTTTTACGAAAATAGATAGTATTATTATAGTTATCATAGTGAATAATTTGATTCCTTTCTACATCACTTTTTAATGTATCTCTCCTTCCCACAGTGAACGAAAACAAGTTACAATAAATTCCATACTACTACGACTACCAAAATACTTATGTAGTTCACATTAAAAGATTTATTCTCTTTCTTAAAAGTAGAATCAACACGTTAACATAGTTAGATCAATAGTAAGCTATGAAAAACAATCTTTAATAATTCCGCTTAGTTCGTTAAAGAAATCGATATTAGTCTACTGTGAGAAGCATCTGAATCATTCTTTAAACATGCCGAGATATGAAAGATTGTAACTTGTTATGAAGCAACGTGATGTTTTTCCCCGAGAGTTTCTAAACGTTTTGGAATGGGTAGTGTGTACAACTGAGGAGTTCTGGAATATAAGGAAACAGTTGTTTAGTGTTTCTTAGTTTTCAACGACATTCCATCTAATATCGAGTTGTAATACATAACAaacaacagaaaataaattcattgatatAATGCAGTTTTCATATTCAAATATGAATAATGGTATTAAATGCCAACTGATAAATAGGTTTTTCTCTACTCAGGTATGAGGGTCAAACACTTTTTCTAAGAGATAATGATCATCACCGGGGTTAATTAAAGCTAAATTAAAGTAAATTTTGTATTTGTGTGTCAAAATGACTGAATGTTAAATACATAAATCGATCGTTCACAGTCCTATTCACTGAACGACGACGTATGAGTAAACATGATTTACACtgaaataatttatcaataaaaattcatttacaCATTTGTTTTTACAGTACAAAGACAGGTAATTACTTAATAGGTATTACAAATCATAGAttataacaattaaaaatagcagacaatataataaactgaaaaaagCAGGTTATAGTACAAATTCATTTCATGTTTCCGTGTGTGTGTGACAGAGACAGGTTGATTTTATTCAAGTGTTATTGTGTTGATGATAGCTGTGCTATAAGTAGATAGACAAGTGGATAAGGATTGATAGATGAGaaggataataataaatgtGTCTAGACAAAAGGAATCTTTTGACTTCGTTACAAGCTACTTTTATTCTTTACTCTATGGATTTAGTTAGACAAAATTtagtaaattacaaaaatatccTTGTTTAATGAAGGAAAAGACGTAGATCATTTTATCTTTCATGAAAGAACGGATGGAGGGATTATGCTGTTAATAGTACacatcaaataaaataattgctGACTAAATATTTCGATCAATATCCGACACCACAACATGGGGAATtaataattaaagaaaattaGTATTTAATATTTCTAGAAGAAGCAActggaaataataaaaattataaatgaagGAACACTGTAATAAAAAGAATGGAATAGTTAAAATTTATGGGTTAACCACAGGACGATTAGAAAGGTGGTAAAGTGTGAATAATAGTTTAAAGATATAAAACAAACTCAACACTTTCTGGCATAATTATGGGCTTAGATTGCAGAGAACTTCAAGATTATAAGTAAGTTGTAATTGAAAAACGTTTAACAGTGTAGCAAATATATAACTGTTGcatttattactattagtgTTGTGGTTGAGTTTGTGTTTTGACTTTTGAACATCCTATTACCTTAATCATTCAATCtctttattttaatgattttttgttgatttttgtatttttactgTTGTGAAGACTTGGATTTAAAGAGATACAGAGGTGAATTTGCGAGTCGGTTTAAGCTAGAcgaacattgaaaacctggagtcACTAGATAGCTATTTCGTTTTtaaaggtggtctagcttagattgtctcatgaattcaactgttaaaataactacaatctccacaaatccccattcagATACAAGTGTCAAATTCTATATTGCTTGAGTCCCGTTATAGTACCAATTATTTAGATAATTGACACATTTCAAGTTGGAACCTTTCTTATGCTAAAGTAACTGAAACAGTGAAAAAATTTTCGGATTCTGATAAACCTAGGACATTATATCCAAGTAAAGTTTAATAATTAGTACAAACTTATAAAAAAGATTTACTGTTAGATTTATGAGGACGATTGACATCCTCAGGTTGGAAGGATACTTCTTGAGGTTCCCGTAGAAGAAACTAGGTTATGAGCAATTCTGACGAGTTGGGAGCTTGACTTGAGTGCCAAAGGGACGACCGCTTGAGGTCGGACACACAAGGCTTTATTCCGAGTAGTTTTAGATGAGTTAGCTCTGTACTTTCAAAGCCTTATTATTGATGACAGAAATTCATGGGGTGATGTACGCTGCTTTTAGGATGGACGTTTTCTAACCAACTCCTTGTGTTGTCAGAAGGCAGCATTACTGCATATGCTGGTTATTTGAAACGCCCTAATCCTGTCACAGCCCTATGCGGTCAGCCGTATGACTTCGGACTCAGACTATGAGTGTACAGCTTTTAGTTTTTACTACTCTCTATCCTATCAATTTGGCTGATATGGTCGAACATGAAGTATTGAATTTTCGAGACGATTTAACTCGTTTGAGTAAAATCAAGTCATACAAACCGGACCATCACATCAAAGTAGCAGTAGGATTACTCAACCACAATCTTTCAAATAATGTGAAATAATACCATTAAATAACAGAAGCTTAAGACTCTACTCATAGTTTCACCATTCCAAAAATACGTTTCGTAACAAAAGTGTCCACTTGTATCAATTCAAGAAGCGAGATATAAAAACAATTGTAAAAATTGGTCTTTTATGTAAAATTAAAGTATAAAATACTTAGAAATCACAATGGATGTATTCGAAGATCGCTTTCACTATAAACTGATACTATGTGAAAGAATGAAAACCATGAAAGATCCAACATGTGTTTCGTCTTAGTTTAGCACTTCTCAATCccaaccgttgttgctaccttgacgtggtagttgggcttgcctatcgtgatgaagcaaccgagctgtattggctggaacaatcggtcctcaaggtcctaccatgtcaggcaggtcggttgaagagcggtaagactaaaagcaacaaacccaaggtccgaaggctaagtcgtattgctgactgtacagaggtgtgacagcagtaaggtgtttccttcagacaaccagcatgacagcgatgctgccatctcacaaggaggggtggggttagaaaaggtcaactctaaaaatgcacaccttgcCTTATTCCCatagatatccgtctccggcggtaaggtctcagcAAGTGCGGAgttaacacgaaaattacccatAAGAAGGtagtgtgtgaccgacctcaatcagttgtcccttgggcactgcgatcacgctctcaggtcactaagaccatctCTAaaccaatttccttttcaggtacctccagaagaacccttccacggtgtgtgcaaccgggaagtgataaccgccctcatacctctaacagcactcaagaccactgtattcataatcaacctccctcttcaatttctattattcctcctacattgactttcacctctaaacttcctctttcggtttccccctcaagtgtcaccacaACACTTCTCAATAGTACGCACCCACGAATTCAGAGCCTTTATGGTTTAATACTAATCGCATGTAATACAATATGATTTTCTAATTGATTAAATCTTCGCAAACTGGCTCAGATATTTACAGAAAAGTCAGTTGGCTATGAACTTTATCCTATTTGTACAATAAAATGAAGAAGTACAAGGAGATTTACATGAAATCACATCACTAAGTCTGTTATCAATCTGAGATAGGGTCATACCATCTGTTAATTCCGAAAATAATAGTGTTTCTCTCTCTTAATTCCAATACGCATTTAACACAAGAGTAAATAAAAATGAGGCAAAAAGGGGATCAAATAGTTTTCCATTTTTACAATACATAATTAAAACGATtgaaaatcttagaaaagattatacTGGATGAGTTGTTTGAATTACTtaagaaagaaacaaaatatttctGGTAAATGACCATTGAGCTGCTCATTAATAACGGTGCTTATAGTACAGAAACAGTCTATGTGAATAGCAACTATTGTTCAGAAAAAAATTAGGAAGTGAAATTTATGTTCATTCAAACAAactataataatatattttaattatatagTAGATTGTATCAAGATACTTTTAATTAGATTGAATGAAATCTAATATTTCTACAATGACAACTATGTACCTTTCAATTCAAGTTTAGCATATAGTAAAATTTCTCTTACTTGTTTGCTGCACTAAAATGTCCATTTGgtaatttttgaaaaaatccCAGCAAACCCTTCTAGTATTAAAATACTAAcatggaaaataaacaaaaatgacTTCATTGGTTAACCATAAAGCAtgtcaatcatttattttattattatttatttcatagttaaattcatgagtcaattgaagctagaccaccatgaaaaacctggaagcataaacattagtacaaaggagcaccaaaatatatatgcgacaaacaataacaatgaggttgtGAAAAATATATAGAGAAACGAAGGTGAGTATAATAAAAAAGAGCGAAAAATGAtggaaattagtgtatgagagtgatatgacaatgataacaataataatgagagaaGCAGTTCAATTACAAAAAATACAATCGGAAAGaattttttcaaatgaaaagaGGTCGTTTGTGTAAGTAGTTGAAAGAGTCATTTTCCTAAAGAACACTTCATACTGTCTACCAGATAATGCTTATATATTATAAGTAGGTTAACAGGTGAAGTGGGTTGGACATTCTTTAAATATTCAGAGgataaaaaaacaatcaattcaCGTAAAATATATCAGTGTTAGGTTAGTGTACGTTTGTGCATTTTAGCTAATGAAATGGTAGGAATATAACTGATGTTGAGACTCGTTGATTTGACATAATACCAAACATGGTGAAAGCAATTCTGTGAGACTATATGGTTGTTACTTAgttacagtcagtcagtcagtaacaacgtagaacttcgtacgtacgtacatcagttcgagttgccacaccacattagcacacacatgtagtggtcgattcaaatcccgtagtggtagaggtaataagagtataagcagtaatcgggaaaattagtgtttggagatgctatttaaagagtataatacagtgaaataaatttgggaagagagaaaaagagacaaggaggaataaggagatcaaaatttaggagaacacaaagagtggatgcacctgcgacattgcaaacgattttgaaccatgtcattcagggtctctaaccatcggttgctatcatctcgcggtgcccaaccaagtagtctacacctaccaacatggctcaatccatttgtcagtgacttcatggacttgtgccatgttttggtctggccgcccccagctttcttccaacctactcccatACCATTggacatcgcacgtcgaggcagtcggtcgttgggcatacgtaacacgtgtcccagccatctcaactgatgaagtttcactacgtcatcaattgatttgccatccttacctagtacccgtttcctaacaactgcattacttactcgatggtcccaggatatacgagcaatatttcgaagacacctacgatcaaatactagtaacttacggatatcatctactcttaccgaccatgtttcactgccataaagtaggacggaacgaactgctgcacagtaaacccgtcctttggttgatagacggatatctcgcctacgccataaatgacgcaagttggtaaaggctagtcgagccttccgtatccgtgctgagatttcgtcacacaccagaccacaagggctgatgagacttccaagataagtgaagcgatcgacacgctcaattacttcactcccgatcattagttcgggtgtcaatgcaacccaattctgaagcaacattttgcatttcgagggagagaatcgcatcccgaacatgcttgcattgttgcatagagtggtcagaagattctgcattttgtcagagtcttcaccaaataaaactatgtcatcagcatattctaagtcaacaagtgaacctcccggtagaagttcaacccctggaaatctagatgaggagagtgggtaggactctaatttatggacgagccaatcagaagcgtttaagaaatttcaaggtcacggcgctaaGTTCAGTGCGAGATGCTCACATtcgatcgttttacagcagattttagagaataggTGATCGTTGAGAGACTATAGCAGATGGCACTATTAAGAAGTCCCTGTgtctgtgactgcggcaattaaatgaccgcagcacgatgtgcagactgccacgatgacattgtatttcgttgtactatatgttgTAGAAAAAAATCTGCTCGAACTGGCACTTTCTTTGCCCGGTCACGGCTAAGGCTAAGACAAACCATGATAATCGTTGCGAATTGGATCATAAAGTCTCCAGTAACATTAGCTGCAGCTATACCGAAAGCGTATAGATGCCTCTCGAGACTTGGTTCTATGCATCATGTTGTGGTGCACAAACGTCATTTCTTTGATCCAACGACGGGGGGTCCATACAAACAACATTAAGGGCATGTGGTCTAGGCTGAGGTATTCTTTAAGACCCTACCAcggctccagaggacgattattatGGAGTCATATGGACGAGTTCTTATACAGCATGCACTATGATTTCAAAACTTCTGAACCTatatcaaacctcaacaagttctttaataatgtaaaagaagaatatccattgtaattcatcacttttttataatatatttttactttatactaactctcttctgattggctaatgtcctcaaggtcacttaaaaattcgttcaaaggtcgtccataaagcAGAGTTTCAccggagagtgttatctctaaaagtacgtcgaccacaaagttgaacaagaatggagagagtgggcagccctgacgaacaccacttgaggtaatcaattctgatgacagttcgccacaaGCTcccactctaccagttgtgttcgagtagagagcctttataaggttaatgtacttctttggtactcctttcagtgacaaacactgccatagaacctcacgatcaacagagttgaatgccgccttaaggtcgagaaatgctaccattgtggggcgtctgaatgtgtgtctgtgttctagaacctgaagtagtgtgaatatctgatctatacaaccacgtccaggtcgaaaaccggcctggttttctctaatctgctcttcacgagctttagtaaGGCGTCGaaatattattgaagctaatattttagacactatatttgtcaaactgattcctctgtgattgtcacaacaggacttttgtcctttcttatagactggcacaatcagtgattgagaccagtcagatgggattgcgtccagttcccaaattctacctaagacctcagttaatctcattgctaatactggaccaccatcctcaaaaatctcaggagtaaacctgtcagggcctgctgctcaccctcgcttcagatttcctatggctttttcaacttcgtaaagggacggaggacctacattaacttcccattcaggttgactagagatcgtgggaaaccgaagtgtggctgaaggacagttgaactgatccctaaagtgttctgcccatcgatccaatctcctggattgagaatgtataatatgttcatctttctctgagagtgtttcgctaacggtcggtttcctaataccggtttccttaacaagtctgaacaattgtctgctattacctattgccgctgccttttccatctctcttgctttcgctacccaccactgttcgcga of the Schistosoma haematobium chromosome 4, whole genome shotgun sequence genome contains:
- the ARHGAP39_1 gene encoding Rho GTPase activating protein 39 (EggNog:ENOG410V7BW~COG:T), with translation MFYYYGASYSSSFPTATLIFVALLTNTAQLSPDMDLLIEVRCQLEKLFEIFRVVQLCDSEQQQSDNNYANDSDLSSRFLVHRPPPSGWSTSPRVIETENNPNSFGVTDSTKCKHNSLLLSSTLDWNCLTGEFSWPILPEPLSLPPAEYVLLTPTAYWPRTLSSIIKRSCSMSSPTSLPSTTTSNNSNSGNLESHLAAGLLKLWLRELSQPLIPVELQPICLKAACEAEVYELQDKDSITGNNLSSDLNPIQKCCRLVRCLNPLPRRSLLYLILLLQVNVLSFCTNIPRVSSCFEIVV